The Candidatus Hydrogenedentota bacterium genome includes the window GTGACGGGGCCGTCGTCGGGAAGCCGGGTGGTGGTCGATCCGAAGACGGGGATAGCGTCGACGGGCACGGTGACGGTGATTGATTTGGGCGCGCGGTCGGCGGTACGCGAGATTGAGGTGGGGTTGCATCCGAGTGAGATGGCGTTTTCGCCGGACGGCTCGCGGTTATATGTGGCGAACGCAAACAGCGACACCGTGTCGGTGATCGACACTGCGAACGATGCGGTTGCAAAGACGTTTTGCACGCGGCCGATGAAAGAACTGCCGTTTGGCAGCGCGCCGAACGCGCTCGCGGTATCGCCGGACGGCAAAACGTTGTACGTGGCAAACGGCGGTAACAATGCGCTGGCGGTGATGGATGCGGCGAGTGGGGTTGTGAGTGGATTGATCCCCACGGGTTGGTATCCGGGGTCTGTGATGCTGGTTGGAGACACGTTGATCGTGGGGAACATGAAGGGCGTGGGAAGCCGGAAGAAGGACGCGATGTTGACCGCGGAACAGCGCGAGCAGGCCAAGGGAAAGCTGGGGTTCAATTCGCACGAGCACTCGGGATCGGTGTCGTTTATCAAAGCGCCGGGCGCGAGCGAGTTGAAGGAATACACCACGCGGGTTGCGGTGAACATGCGGCTTCCGAAAATGCACGAAGAGTTGGCGTTGGCTCCGGTGGAGCCCCGGACGACGCCGGTGCCAACGCGGCCGGGGGAAGTGTCGCCGATCAAGCATGTGTTGTACATCATCAAAGAGAACCGGACGTATGACCAGGTGTTTGGGGACATGCCGCAGGGTAACGGAGATCCGAATCTGGTGCATTTCGGGCGCGACGTGACGCCGAATCATCATGCGTTGGCAGAGACGTTTGTGTTGCTGGACAATTTCTACTGCAATGGCGTGCTGAGCGCGGATGGGCATCAATGGACGAATGAAGGGTACGTGACGGATTACCTGGAAAAGAACTTTGGGGATTTTCCGCGAAGTTATCCGTATGACGGTGACGATGCGATCGCGTATGCGTCATCGGGTTTCATCTGGGACTACGTGTTGCGCGCTGGACTGACGTTCCGCAATTACGGCGAGTTCGTGAAAGCGTCGATTGAACCGGGGACAGCGACGTGGGCGGACTGTTATGCCGATTTCAAGAATGGAACGAGCAACGTGACTATTCGCGCGAAGACAGAACTGCATACGTTGGAGCCGTATCTTTGTCCGACGTATATAGGGTTCCCCGGGAAGGTGCAGGATGTGTATCGGGCGCGGGAGTTTATCCGGGAGTTGAAGGAGTTCGAGGCCAAGGGCGAATTGCCCAACTTCATGATCATGCTGTTGCCGAACGATCACACGGTGGGGACGCGGGAAGGTTTTCCGACGCCGCGCGCAGCCGTTGCGGACAACGATTTGGCGCTAGGACAGATCGTGGAGGCGGTGAGTCACAGTACGTTCTGGAAGGAGACGGCGATCTTTGTGGTGCAGGATGACCCACAGGCGGGGTTGGATCACGTCGATGGGCGGCGAACGGTGGCGTTCTGCATCAGCCCGTACACGAAGCGGGGCGCGGTGGACAGCACGTTCTACAACCAGACGAGCATGTTGCGGACGATGGAATTGATTCTGGGATTACCGCCGATGAATCAGTTCGATTTGGCCGCGACGCCGATGACGAATTGTTTTATGGATACTCCGGACCTCACGCCGTATACGGCGCTTCCGAACACGGTGCCGCTGGATGAGATGAACCCGAAGTTGGCGGAGTTGAAGGGGAAGCAACGGTATTACGCGAAGAAGTCGATGGAAATGCCGTTGGACGATATCGATATGGCGGATGAAGGGATGTTTAACCGGGTCATTTGGCATTCGGTGAAGGGATACGACGTGCCGTATCCGAAGCTGGCGCGGAGACCGGAAGTGGGCGTGGAGGCTTGGCCGGGCGCGGTAGTGCGTGAGGAAGAGGAGGAGTAGGGAATTTTGGAATTTGGATTTTAGATTTTGGATTGAAGAAGTGAAATAACGAGAGTGCGGAAGGTCCGGCAGGGACGTGTATTGCCGAATGTAGTGACAACTGTGGCATCGTGTAGAAGCTAATGGAGAGTCAGGGAGTCGTCTTCGGGAGAGGACGGCTTTCTGCTCTTTGGGAATGGGGCTCCGTGTGCCGGGTCGTCCCCTG containing:
- a CDS encoding bifunctional YncE family protein/alkaline phosphatase family protein, giving the protein MMNSRRIIFFAAAAFVLAGCVTTEGPRGIGAALNKGPRGFLEQAVVGPQDDGTYVVGTHQLIESAGETVLFPGRPVDLALHPEGKIIAVKNKDDVVFLDVTGRKVVQALKLPKGGQSYCGIAWSGDGISLWTTGAEEMLYCATKDAAGAYAWSREIPLPGPKGEKISSPGGFVLDEAKGVAYVTLSRNNSLGVLNLQSGKVETEIAVGIAPYTVVVMGNKAYVSNWGGRRPKEGDVTGPSSGSRVVVDPKTGIASTGTVTVIDLGARSAVREIEVGLHPSEMAFSPDGSRLYVANANSDTVSVIDTANDAVAKTFCTRPMKELPFGSAPNALAVSPDGKTLYVANGGNNALAVMDAASGVVSGLIPTGWYPGSVMLVGDTLIVGNMKGVGSRKKDAMLTAEQREQAKGKLGFNSHEHSGSVSFIKAPGASELKEYTTRVAVNMRLPKMHEELALAPVEPRTTPVPTRPGEVSPIKHVLYIIKENRTYDQVFGDMPQGNGDPNLVHFGRDVTPNHHALAETFVLLDNFYCNGVLSADGHQWTNEGYVTDYLEKNFGDFPRSYPYDGDDAIAYASSGFIWDYVLRAGLTFRNYGEFVKASIEPGTATWADCYADFKNGTSNVTIRAKTELHTLEPYLCPTYIGFPGKVQDVYRAREFIRELKEFEAKGELPNFMIMLLPNDHTVGTREGFPTPRAAVADNDLALGQIVEAVSHSTFWKETAIFVVQDDPQAGLDHVDGRRTVAFCISPYTKRGAVDSTFYNQTSMLRTMELILGLPPMNQFDLAATPMTNCFMDTPDLTPYTALPNTVPLDEMNPKLAELKGKQRYYAKKSMEMPLDDIDMADEGMFNRVIWHSVKGYDVPYPKLARRPEVGVEAWPGAVVREEEEE